GTAGATCAGGGCGTTGTAGCCGGTCCAACGCCAGTCGACCATGAAGGCGATCGCCAGCCAGGAGGCGTAGCGGTTGTCGCGCCAGGCGACGGGGTCGACGCCGACGCTGCCGAGCAGCCAGTTCACCAGGCCGTACCGGTCGGCGAAGATCAGCGCGAAGATGATGCCGACCGCCGCGACCGAGGTGATGTTCGGGACGACGATGCCCATCCGCAGCAGCGTGCGGCCGCGCATCTGACGGTTCATCAGGTTGGCGAGCAGGAGCGCCACGATGAGCTGCGGCACCGTGCTCAGCAGGAAGATGCCGACCGTGTTGTACGCGGCGTTCCAGAACTGCGCGTCCACGAGCAGCTCGCGGTAGTTCTCCAGCCCGGCGTACTCACGGGTGCCACTGAGCAGCTCGTAGTCGAAGAGCGAGACGTAGACCGTGTAGAGCAGCGGGAACAGGCCGAAGATCCCGAACAGGACGAAGAACGGCGCGACGTAGAGGTAGGGCGAGTACTTGAGGTCCCAGCGGCCGAGCCGGTACGAGGAGCGGCGAGGCTCCGGTCGGTGGCGGGGTGGCGTGGCGGTCCGCCGTGGCGGCGCCTCGCCGACAGTGGAGCTCATGGCAGGTCCTTCCGGGAAAAGGGGAGCGGCCTCGGCGGCGCCCACACCCTGCCGGGACCGAGCGCCGCCGCCGGCTCACGGCACGTGCTGTCCGTGAGCCGGCGGGTCACCGGCGGATCAGGCGACGGCCTTCTTGGCCTCGTTCATCGCCTTCGTCCACGCGGCGTCCGACCTGCTCTGGCCGCGCTCGGCCGCCTGCATCTGCGGCTCGACGATGGTCTCCCAGACCTGCTGGTGCTTGGCGCCGAGGAAGACCGGCTTCATGTTCTTGACGCTGTCACCGAAGATCTGACCGATCGGGGCGCCGCTGAAGTACTCGCTCGTCTTGTCCTTGAAGGCGGGGTCCTCGATGCCCGGGATGCTGGAGGGCATCGCACCGGCCTCGTTGAACGCCGCCAGGTGGCCCTCCTTGCTGGTCAGGTACTTGGCCAGCAGGTACGCCTCCTTCGGGTGCTTGGTCTGCGCCGGGACGGCGAGGTAGGAGCCGCCCCAGTTGCCGCCGCCGCCGGGGATCTTGGCGATGTCCCACTTGCCGGCGTTGGTCGGGCCGGAACGCTGGGCGATGATGCCCTCGGTCATCCAGGCCGGGCAGGGGATCGTGGCGAAGGCGTTGTTCTTGAACGCGGCGTCCCAGTCGGCGCTCCAGCGCTGCGCCTTGGCGGTCAGGCCGTCGGCGGCCATCTGCAGACCCATGTCCCACGCCTTGCGGACGACGGGGTTGGTGTCACCGATGAACTTGTTCTCCTTGTCGAAGAAGAACGTCTCGGAGTTCTGCATGACGTACGGCTGCATCAGGCTGGTGGCGCTGTCCAGCCACGCCGCCTTGACCTTGCCGCTGTTCTTGAACTGACGGCCCAGCGCGATGTAGTCGTCCCAGGTGCTGATCTTCTGGGAGACCGCGTCGCGCTCGGTGGGCAGGCCCGCCTGCTGGAACAGGTCCTTGCGGTAGCACATGGCGAGGCCGCCGACGTCGGTGCCGAGCCCGATCAGCTTCTTGCCGTCCGGCGTCATCGCGTTGTTCCACTTCCACTCCGGGAAGTTGGACTTCACCTCGCTGGCGCCGAGGTCGAGCAGGTTGGCGAACTTGTCGTGGTTCTGCACGTACTGGAGCAGCACGCCCTCTTCCAGACCGACCACGTCACCGGCGCCGCTGCCCGCCGCGAGCCACTGCACCAGCTTCGGCTGGAAGTCCCGCAGCTCACCCATCTTCTGGTGCTCGACCTTGATGTTCGGGTTGGCCGCCTCGAAGTCCTTGATGGCCTTGTCGTACCCGAAGTTGGAGAAGGTCTGGAGGACGAGCTTGACCTGCCCGTTCTCGCCACCTGCCTCGTCGTCGTTCTTCTTGCTGCACGCGGTGCTGCCGAGGGCCACGCCCACGGCGATCGCGGCGACCGCGGCAGTGCGGAGCCGGCGCCTGATGACGCTCATCCCTGACCCCTCTCAGGTGGGTGATTCGTGTGGTGGTTCCGGTGTCTGGCGATGCGGGCTCTCCGGTCGCTGAACCCTCGTGGCGGCTACCTGCCCGCCCCCGAAGTCGCGCACCGGGCAGTGCTGACGCCCACGCATCGGGAGCGCTCCCATGAGATTGCGGGCGCGTGTCGGGAGTGTCAATAGGGGCTTGGGAGCGTTCCCAATTTGTTACCGGTCCCCCGCCGGGCGCGGGCGGTCGAGGGCAGGCGGAAGCGGCCGCCGTCCGGGCGGCCGTGCTCGGCGGATCAGCAGAAGCGGCGCAGCAGGGTGCCGACGCGCCCGGCGTCGAACGCGGCCGGGTCGAAGTGGTCACCCACCCAGTCGCGCATCGCCCAGTGCTCCGGGTGCTCCGGGTCGGCCAGCGCGACCAGCAGCGCCTGGTAGCCGGCCGGGCCGCCGACGTCCTCCGGAGGGCAGGCGCGCTCGCCGTCGAGGCAGGCCGGGTAACGCTCCTCCGGGTCGGCGGTGACCGCGTCCTCGACCACGAGGTCGTGCTCCCACCAGTCGCCGAAGTCGTACGTGTACTGGAACCGGCTGCCCTTGCCGAGCACCGCGTCCAGCCGGACGTCCAACTCGTCGTGCAGCGCCAGCTCGCCGTCCGGGTCGGGCTCGCCGTACTGGAGACCGTCGATCTCGAACGAGTGCAGGTGGCAGTCGCGCCAACCCATCGCGTGCTGGACGACGCGGTGCAGCCGGTCGAGGGTGTAGCCGGCCGGAACCAGCACCCGCCGCCAGACCGTCGGACGGACACCCGTCAGCGAGATCCGCAACTGGAAGATCTGACGCGGCATGCTGTCCCATCCTCCCTCGGCTTAGGCTGCGAGAATGATCTGTCGAGCGTGCCGGGCGAGGCGACACGACGACTGTCCGGGCCGGAACTGGTGCGACTGTCAGCACCGTACCCCCCGACCCACCCCTCCGGTCACCGGTCCGGCCAGCGAATGAGCGTCGGAATTCCGATCAACCGGGTCTGGCCGGGCGGCGCACCGGAGCCCCTCGACGACGCCGCGCTCACCGACCTCTACGGCCGCCCCGACCGGCCACACCTTCGGGTGAACTTCGTGTCGAGCCTGGACGGCGCGGTCAGCGTCGACGGCTACTCGGCCGGGCTCTCCGGCGAGCCCGACAAGCGCGTCTTCGGCCTGTTGCGGATGCTCTGCGACGCGCTGCTCGTGGCCGCCGGCACGCTGCGCCAGGAGGGCTACCGGGCGCTGCGCCTGGACGAGCGCCGGCGGGCCTGGCGGGTCGAGCACGGCCTGGCCGAGTACCCGACGCTGGTGGTCGTGTCCGGATCGCTCGACCTCGACCCGGCCCAGGCCGCCTTCGCCGACGCG
This genomic stretch from Micromonospora krabiensis harbors:
- a CDS encoding carbohydrate ABC transporter permease gives rise to the protein MSSTVGEAPPRRTATPPRHRPEPRRSSYRLGRWDLKYSPYLYVAPFFVLFGIFGLFPLLYTVYVSLFDYELLSGTREYAGLENYRELLVDAQFWNAAYNTVGIFLLSTVPQLIVALLLANLMNRQMRGRTLLRMGIVVPNITSVAAVGIIFALIFADRYGLVNWLLGSVGVDPVAWRDNRYASWLAIAFMVDWRWTGYNALIYLGAMQAIPKDLYESASLDGASAWRQFWQITVPLIRPTIVFTVIISTIGGFQIFTEPLMYGHGMIRGGAEHEFQTLAMYIYERTFTGNAEYGYGAAMSWLLFLMIVIFALINFALVRRSVKGEKK
- a CDS encoding extracellular solute-binding protein is translated as MSVIRRRLRTAAVAAIAVGVALGSTACSKKNDDEAGGENGQVKLVLQTFSNFGYDKAIKDFEAANPNIKVEHQKMGELRDFQPKLVQWLAAGSGAGDVVGLEEGVLLQYVQNHDKFANLLDLGASEVKSNFPEWKWNNAMTPDGKKLIGLGTDVGGLAMCYRKDLFQQAGLPTERDAVSQKISTWDDYIALGRQFKNSGKVKAAWLDSATSLMQPYVMQNSETFFFDKENKFIGDTNPVVRKAWDMGLQMAADGLTAKAQRWSADWDAAFKNNAFATIPCPAWMTEGIIAQRSGPTNAGKWDIAKIPGGGGNWGGSYLAVPAQTKHPKEAYLLAKYLTSKEGHLAAFNEAGAMPSSIPGIEDPAFKDKTSEYFSGAPIGQIFGDSVKNMKPVFLGAKHQQVWETIVEPQMQAAERGQSRSDAAWTKAMNEAKKAVA
- a CDS encoding plasmid pRiA4b ORF-3 family protein, giving the protein MPRQIFQLRISLTGVRPTVWRRVLVPAGYTLDRLHRVVQHAMGWRDCHLHSFEIDGLQYGEPDPDGELALHDELDVRLDAVLGKGSRFQYTYDFGDWWEHDLVVEDAVTADPEERYPACLDGERACPPEDVGGPAGYQALLVALADPEHPEHWAMRDWVGDHFDPAAFDAGRVGTLLRRFC
- a CDS encoding pyrimidine reductase family protein is translated as MSVGIPINRVWPGGAPEPLDDAALTDLYGRPDRPHLRVNFVSSLDGAVSVDGYSAGLSGEPDKRVFGLLRMLCDALLVAAGTLRQEGYRALRLDERRRAWRVEHGLAEYPTLVVVSGSLDLDPAQAAFADAPVRPVVLTRAESEPPPGLTDVADLVRCGADRVDLAVGLGELRRRGHAQVLCEGGPRLLGALTAADLVDELCLTVAPLLAGPGAGRITAGDATPPRPLPLRHVLAAADGVLLLRHARV